In the Hordeum vulgare subsp. vulgare chromosome 7H, MorexV3_pseudomolecules_assembly, whole genome shotgun sequence genome, one interval contains:
- the LOC123408464 gene encoding patatin-like protein 3 yields MATPAIALLDQSLPFGGGCGGGDGSDRLSKEIFSILESNFLFGAQALEPAGACSAGRVRVLSVDGGADGGALAAAALVRLERRLQELSGNPEARVADYFDVAAGSGAGGFLAAALFARRMPAEAARDVVAKNRKVFSGRHGRGGLFSRPEAVFKKVFGDLTVRDAAKPLLIPCYDMATAAPFVFSRADAVEAEAFDFPLWQVCAAACGVGPAEVASLDGRTTLRAAAAAGGTGAGVANPTAVAVTHVLHNKREFPFAAGAGDLVVLSLGGNAAAGTGARASSSSLLRIAGACQADMVDQAVAMAFGESRATNYVRIQGNGITAGATAEAAMAERGVESVLFRGKKLMPQTNGERLDGVAEQLVREQHRRMDSKTPVVLIKPSATPRTSSSSASTLITVSTNSSSESP; encoded by the exons ATGGCGACCCCCGCGATCGCGCTGCTTGATCAGTCCCTGCCGTtcggcggcggctgcggcggcggcgacggctcgGACAGGCTCAGCAAGGAGATCTTCTCCATCCTGGAGTCCAACTTCCTGTTCGGCGCGCAGGCGCTGGAGCCGGCCGGGGCGTGCTCCGCGGGCCGCGTGCGCGTGCTCTCCGTCGACGGGGGCGCGGACGGCGGCGCGCTCGCCGCGGCCGCGCTCGTCAGGCTCGAGCGCCGGCTGCAGGAGCTGTCGGGCAACCCCGAGGCCCGCGTGGCGGATTACTTCGACGTGGCGGCCGGGTCCGGCGCCGGCGGGTTCCTCGCGGCCGCGCTGTTCGCGCGCCGGATGCCCGCCGAGGCGGCGCGCGACGTCGTGGCCAAGAACCGCAAGGTGTTCTCCGGCCGCCATGGCCGTGGCGGCCTCTTCTCCCGGCCCGAGGCGGTGTTCAAGAAGGTGTTCGGGGACCTCACCGTGCGCGACGCGGCCAAGCCGCTGCTGATCCCCTGCTACGATATGGCCACGGCCGCGCCGTTCGTCTTCTCCCGCGCCGACGCCGTCGAGGCCGAGGCGTTCGACTTCCCGCTCTGGCAGGTCTGCGCGGCCGCGTGCGGGGTGGGGCCGGCCGAGGTGGCGTCCCTCGACGGGCGCACCACGCTGCGCGCCGCCGCGGCGGCAGGCGGGACCGGCGCCGGCGTGGCCAACCCGACCGCCGTGGCCGTCACCCACGTGCTCCACAACAAGCGCGAGTTCCCCTTCGCCGCCGGCGCCGGAGACCTCGTCGTGCTGTCCCTCGGCGGGAACGCCGCCGCCGGCACGGGCGCCCGCGCGTCGTCCTCCAGCCTCCTTCGCATCGCCGGCGCGTGCCAGGCCGACATG GTGGACCAAGCCGTAGCAATGGCGTTCGGGGAGAGCAGAGCAACCAACTACGTCCGCATCCAG GGCAACGGCATTACCGCCGGAGCGACGGCGGAGGCGGCGATGGCGGAGCGGGGGGTGGAGTCGGTCCTGTTCAGGGGCAAGAAGCTGATGCCGCAGACCAACGGCGAGCGGCTGGACGGCGTGGCGGAGCAGCTGGTGCGGGAGCAGCACCGGAGGATGGACAGCAAGACGCCCGTGGTGCTCATCAAGCCGTCGGCGACGCCCAGGACGTCCTCCTCGTCGGCGTCCACGCTCATCACCGTGTCCACCAACTCCTCCTCGGAGTCGCCCTGA